Proteins from a genomic interval of Dendropsophus ebraccatus isolate aDenEbr1 chromosome 6, aDenEbr1.pat, whole genome shotgun sequence:
- the DNMT3A gene encoding DNA (cytosine-5)-methyltransferase 3A isoform X6, which produces MEETVSSNPQKEEESTPPASQQPTDPASPTVATTPEPVVADAVDKNTSKSADDEAEYEDGRGFGIGELVWGKLRGFSWWPGRIVSWWMTGRSRAAEGTRWVMWFGDGKFSVVCVEKLMPLSSFSNAFHQATYSKQPMYRKAIYEVLQVASTRARKVFPSCPENDESDTSKAIDLQNKQMIEWALDGFQPSGPKGLEPPEEERNPYKEVYTEIWVEPEAAAYAPPPPAKKPRKSTEKPKVKEIIDERTRERLVYEVRQKCRHIEDICISCGSLNVSLEHPLFIGGMCQNCKNCFLECAYQYDDDGYQSYCTICCGGREVLMCGNNNCCRCFCVECVDLLVGPGAAQAAIKEDPWNCYMCGHKGNYGLLRRRDDWPMRLQLFFANNHDQEFDPPKLYPPIPAEKRKPIRVLSLFDGIATGLLVLKDLGIQVDRYIASEVCEDSITVGMVRHQGKIMYVGDVRNITRKHIQEWGPFDLVIGGSPCNDLSIVNPARKGLFEGTGRLFFEFYRLLHEARPKEGEERPFFWLFENVVAMGISDKRDISRFLESNPVMIDAREVSAAHRARYFWGNLPGMNRPLVSTVNDRLDLQDCLEHGRIAKFSKVRTITTRSNSIKQGKDQHFPVFMNEKEDILWCTEMERVFGFPVHYTDVSNMSRLARQRLLGRSWSVPVIRHLFAPLKEFFACV; this is translated from the exons ATGGAAGAGACGGTGTCCAGCAACCCCCAGAAAGAGGAGGAGAGCACCCCACCGGCCTCCCAGCAGCCCACAGACCCCGCCTCCCCCACCGTGGCCACCACCCCTGAGCCCGTGGTGGCCGATGCCGTGGATAAGAACACCTCCAAGTCAGCGGATGATGAGGCGGAGTATGAG GATGGACGAGGCTTTGGAATCGGGGAGCTGGTGTGGGGGAAGTTGCGAGGCTTCTCCTGGTGGCCTGGACGAATCGTCTCATGGTGGATGACAGGACGGAGCCGGGCGGCCGAGGGGACACGCTGGGTCATGTGGTTTGGAGATGGCAAGTTCTCAGTG GTCTGTGTGGAGAAGCTGATGCCCCTCAGCTCCTTCTCGAACGCCTTTCACCAGGCAACGTACAGCAAGCAGCCCATGTACAGGAAAGCCATCTATGAGGTGTTACAG GTGGCCAGTACCCGCGCCAGGAAGgttttcccatcatgccctgagaaTGATGAGAGCGACACCTCCAAAGCTATAGACCTGCAGAACAAGCAGATGATAGAATGGGCACTGGACGGCTTCCAACCATCCGGACCCAAAGGACTGGAGCCCCCCGAAG AGGAACGGAACCCGTACAAAGAGGTCTACACCGAAATCTGGGTAGAGCCGGAAGCCGCCGCCTACGCTCCTCCCCCGCCTGCAAAAAAACCCAGAAAAAGCACAGAGAAGCCGAAGGTCAAAGAAATTATCGATGAGCGAACCCGAG AGAGATTGGTCTATGAAGTGCGTCAGAAGTGTCGCCACATCGAGG ATATCTGCATCTCTTGCGGCAGTCTGAATGTTTCTCTGGAACACCCCCTATTCATCGGGGGAATGTGCCAAAACTGCAAG AACTGCTTTCTAGAGTGCGCCTACCAGTACGATGATGACGGCTACCAGTCCTACTGCACCATCTGCTGCGGGGGCCGCGAGGTGCTCATGTGCGGCAACAATAACTGCTGCAG GTGTTTCTGTGTAGAATGTGTGGACTTGTTGGTGGGACCAGGCGCAGCTCAGGCAGCTATAAAAGAAGACCCCTGGAACTGCTACATGTGTGGACACAAGGGCAATTACGGGTTGCTTCGAAGGCGAGATGACTGGCCCATGCGTTTACAGCTCTTCTTCGCCAATAACCATGACCAAGAATTT GACCCACCAAAGCTTTATCCGCCTATTCCAGCCGAAAAGCGGAAGCCTATCCGAGTACTGTCTCTATTTGATGGCATTGCGACAG GTCTATTGGTGCTAAAGGATCTTGGGATCCAGGTAGACCGATACATTGCCTCCGAGGTGTGTGAAGACTCCATCACTGTGGGAATGGTGCGGCATCAGGGCAAGATCATGTATGTGGGAGACGTGAGGAACATCACCCGCAAACAT ATTCAGGAATGGGGCCCATTTGACCTGGTGATCGGCGGTAGTCCATGTAATGATCTTTCCATTGTGAATCCAGCACGGAAAGGTCTGTTCG aGGGCACAGGACGCCTCTTCTTCGAGTTTTACCGTCTGCTGCATGAAGCTCGACCGAAGGAAGGAGAAGAACGGCCGTTCTTCTGGCTGTTTGAGAATGTGGTGGCCATGGGCATCAGTGATAAAAGGGACATATCCCGCTTTCTAGAG tCAAACCCGGTGATGATCGATGCCAGGGAGGTATCAGCAGCGCACAGGGCCCGCTACTTCTGGGGTAACCTCCCGGGTATGAACAG GCCTCTGGTCTCTACAGTAAATGACAGGCTGGACTTACAAGACTGTCTGGAGCACGGCAGGATAGCAAAG TTTAGCAAAGTCCGAACCATCACCACTAGGTCCAACTCTATCAAACAGGGAAAAGATCAGCATTTTCCGGTGTTCATGAATGAGAAGGAGGACATTCTGTGGTGCACTGAGATGGAACG GGTTTTCGGCTTCCCAGTCCACTACACAGATGTCTCTAACATGAGCCGTTTGGCCCGGCAAAGGCTTCTGGGAAGATCTTGGAGTGTCCCGGTCATTCGTCACCTCTTCGCCCCTCTTAAGGAGTTTTTTGCCTGTGTTTAA
- the DNMT3A gene encoding DNA (cytosine-5)-methyltransferase 3A isoform X5, which translates to MGRHRRSRALGPAQAEKKQQLVAVINAMEETVSSNPQKEEESTPPASQQPTDPASPTVATTPEPVVADAVDKNTSKSADDEAEYEDGRGFGIGELVWGKLRGFSWWPGRIVSWWMTGRSRAAEGTRWVMWFGDGKFSVVCVEKLMPLSSFSNAFHQATYSKQPMYRKAIYEVLQVASTRARKVFPSCPENDESDTSKAIDLQNKQMIEWALDGFQPSGPKGLEPPEEERNPYKEVYTEIWVEPEAAAYAPPPPAKKPRKSTEKPKVKEIIDERTRERLVYEVRQKCRHIEDICISCGSLNVSLEHPLFIGGMCQNCKNCFLECAYQYDDDGYQSYCTICCGGREVLMCGNNNCCRCFCVECVDLLVGPGAAQAAIKEDPWNCYMCGHKGNYGLLRRRDDWPMRLQLFFANNHDQEFDPPKLYPPIPAEKRKPIRVLSLFDGIATGLLVLKDLGIQVDRYIASEVCEDSITVGMVRHQGKIMYVGDVRNITRKHIQEWGPFDLVIGGSPCNDLSIVNPARKGLFEGTGRLFFEFYRLLHEARPKEGEERPFFWLFENVVAMGISDKRDISRFLESNPVMIDAREVSAAHRARYFWGNLPGMNRPLVSTVNDRLDLQDCLEHGRIAKFSKVRTITTRSNSIKQGKDQHFPVFMNEKEDILWCTEMERVFGFPVHYTDVSNMSRLARQRLLGRSWSVPVIRHLFAPLKEFFACV; encoded by the exons GCTGAAAAAAAGCAGCAGCTGGTCGCGGTGATAAACGCCATGGAAGAGACGGTGTCCAGCAACCCCCAGAAAGAGGAGGAGAGCACCCCACCGGCCTCCCAGCAGCCCACAGACCCCGCCTCCCCCACCGTGGCCACCACCCCTGAGCCCGTGGTGGCCGATGCCGTGGATAAGAACACCTCCAAGTCAGCGGATGATGAGGCGGAGTATGAG GATGGACGAGGCTTTGGAATCGGGGAGCTGGTGTGGGGGAAGTTGCGAGGCTTCTCCTGGTGGCCTGGACGAATCGTCTCATGGTGGATGACAGGACGGAGCCGGGCGGCCGAGGGGACACGCTGGGTCATGTGGTTTGGAGATGGCAAGTTCTCAGTG GTCTGTGTGGAGAAGCTGATGCCCCTCAGCTCCTTCTCGAACGCCTTTCACCAGGCAACGTACAGCAAGCAGCCCATGTACAGGAAAGCCATCTATGAGGTGTTACAG GTGGCCAGTACCCGCGCCAGGAAGgttttcccatcatgccctgagaaTGATGAGAGCGACACCTCCAAAGCTATAGACCTGCAGAACAAGCAGATGATAGAATGGGCACTGGACGGCTTCCAACCATCCGGACCCAAAGGACTGGAGCCCCCCGAAG AGGAACGGAACCCGTACAAAGAGGTCTACACCGAAATCTGGGTAGAGCCGGAAGCCGCCGCCTACGCTCCTCCCCCGCCTGCAAAAAAACCCAGAAAAAGCACAGAGAAGCCGAAGGTCAAAGAAATTATCGATGAGCGAACCCGAG AGAGATTGGTCTATGAAGTGCGTCAGAAGTGTCGCCACATCGAGG ATATCTGCATCTCTTGCGGCAGTCTGAATGTTTCTCTGGAACACCCCCTATTCATCGGGGGAATGTGCCAAAACTGCAAG AACTGCTTTCTAGAGTGCGCCTACCAGTACGATGATGACGGCTACCAGTCCTACTGCACCATCTGCTGCGGGGGCCGCGAGGTGCTCATGTGCGGCAACAATAACTGCTGCAG GTGTTTCTGTGTAGAATGTGTGGACTTGTTGGTGGGACCAGGCGCAGCTCAGGCAGCTATAAAAGAAGACCCCTGGAACTGCTACATGTGTGGACACAAGGGCAATTACGGGTTGCTTCGAAGGCGAGATGACTGGCCCATGCGTTTACAGCTCTTCTTCGCCAATAACCATGACCAAGAATTT GACCCACCAAAGCTTTATCCGCCTATTCCAGCCGAAAAGCGGAAGCCTATCCGAGTACTGTCTCTATTTGATGGCATTGCGACAG GTCTATTGGTGCTAAAGGATCTTGGGATCCAGGTAGACCGATACATTGCCTCCGAGGTGTGTGAAGACTCCATCACTGTGGGAATGGTGCGGCATCAGGGCAAGATCATGTATGTGGGAGACGTGAGGAACATCACCCGCAAACAT ATTCAGGAATGGGGCCCATTTGACCTGGTGATCGGCGGTAGTCCATGTAATGATCTTTCCATTGTGAATCCAGCACGGAAAGGTCTGTTCG aGGGCACAGGACGCCTCTTCTTCGAGTTTTACCGTCTGCTGCATGAAGCTCGACCGAAGGAAGGAGAAGAACGGCCGTTCTTCTGGCTGTTTGAGAATGTGGTGGCCATGGGCATCAGTGATAAAAGGGACATATCCCGCTTTCTAGAG tCAAACCCGGTGATGATCGATGCCAGGGAGGTATCAGCAGCGCACAGGGCCCGCTACTTCTGGGGTAACCTCCCGGGTATGAACAG GCCTCTGGTCTCTACAGTAAATGACAGGCTGGACTTACAAGACTGTCTGGAGCACGGCAGGATAGCAAAG TTTAGCAAAGTCCGAACCATCACCACTAGGTCCAACTCTATCAAACAGGGAAAAGATCAGCATTTTCCGGTGTTCATGAATGAGAAGGAGGACATTCTGTGGTGCACTGAGATGGAACG GGTTTTCGGCTTCCCAGTCCACTACACAGATGTCTCTAACATGAGCCGTTTGGCCCGGCAAAGGCTTCTGGGAAGATCTTGGAGTGTCCCGGTCATTCGTCACCTCTTCGCCCCTCTTAAGGAGTTTTTTGCCTGTGTTTAA